ATAATTTCGAAGCGTTCCTGGCGGCCAACCCGGATCTCGTCACCGACGCACGCGGCGTGCTCGCACGTCACTTCAGCGAGGAACGCCTGACCTCACCCGAGGCGCGTGCCGCCTGGGTCGAACCGGATCGCGAACCCATAGACTGACGATAAGCCATGCAGCCGCAAACTATCACCGCCTTCGCCAAACGCTTTGGCCTGTCCCGTGCGACTTTGCTCTATTACGACCGCATCGGGCTGCTCAAGCCCAGCGGGGTCAATCCGGCGGGATACCGGCTGTATGGCAAGGCCGAAGCGGACCGCATGGCGCGGATCAACACCTTCCGCAAGGCGGGCCTGCCCCTCAAGGCCATCCAGGCGATTCTGGATGAAACCGGTGACGATACCCTGGAGACGGCGCTGGAGCATCAGCTCGGCGTCCTCAACGAGGAGATCGACCGTCTGCGGGCTCGGCAGCGATTGGTCGTCCAGCTCCTGGGCCGTGGCGCGCAACAGCCCCGCTATCGCAATGTCGACGTGGCGCAATGGGTCGCCATGCTGGAGGAAGCGGGTGTGGATGAGGCAGGCCGAGTGCGTTGGCACCAGGCCTTCGAACGCGATGAGCCGGAGGCGCATCAGGCGTTTCTGGAATCTCTGGGGCTCGACAAGGATGAGATTGCGGATATACGGCGTAGATCGCGCACTGATGTTTAACTCACGGTTTTGCAGCACACCGCGCAAAACGCCTCGACCTGAGACTCAAAAACCCGCAGCTCTTTATAGGCCGGGCGATAGCGCAAAACCGGCCTGACTTTTAACGAGTTTTGGCGGCATACATGCTTGCATCGGCATGGCGAATCAACTGATCCCTGTCGGTAGCGTGCTCCGGATAGGCAGCCGCACCGATACTGGCCGAAACGGTCAGAATCACGCCTTCATTCTCAAACGGCGCACCGATCGCATCACGCACCTTGTTCACGACCGCCTCGACACACGACATACCGCGAACATTGGTCAATAGCACCGTAAATTCATCGCCGCCCATCCGTCCGACCGTATCGGATTCACGCACGCACCGCGCAAGACGCCGGGACACTTCGCGCAACAATAAATCGCCAACCTCGTGACCGTATGTATCGTTGACCTGCTTGAACTCATCCAGATCGATATACAGCAGGCCGACCTGCTCACTATCGCGCTCGGCCCGCCTGAGCGCCATATCCAGCCGATCCTGGAAAAGCGCCCGATTGGGAAGGCCGGTCAACGCATCGTGAAGCGCCAGATGTTGCAGCCGGGTTTCCTTCTGCTTGCGTTCTATGGCGGTGGCGACCTGGGTCGAAACGAACTGCAGCAGCTCCTTATGCGCTTCGGTGTAACACAAATCTCCGGCATCCTTCGACTGCACGACCAGGGCACCCATGACCTGCTCCTGGGAAATCAGCGGTGTACCCAACCAGTTTGCACAACCCATATTCGCCGCCGAGGCCATATCAAAGGCCTCTCCCGGGCCGCCAACGACCGCCAACAGGCTCCGGCCTGTTTGGATCACCTCCGCAATAGGCGTGTCCACATCCAATTCCTGCGTGGGGATCCGATGTGCCACCTCCTCGGCAGAGTACGGAAACGACAGCGCGTCGTTCGACTTATCGTAGAGCGCAACGAGGAAATTGTCCGACGGCAGCAGTTCGCCGACGATGCCGTGGATATGCCGGTAAAGCTCGGGCAGCCCTTCGGCGGAATGCGCGGCCTCGGAAATCCGGTAAAGCGCATCCTGCATATGGGCGGCGTGCTTGAGCACCGTGACGTCGCGTGCCACGGCCAGCCGGATACCGTCGGATTCCGACCAGCGGGCCGACCACATGACATGCACCACGCTGCCATCCTTGCGTACGTAGCGATTCTCGAAATTGGTCTGCAGATATCCGCCCATAATCCTCTCGGCGGCCTGCAGGGTCCGCTCACGGTCTTCCGGATGCACCAGCTCGATCATGTTCCTGCCGATCAGCTCTTCCTGGGTGTATCCGAACAGACGCTCACAGGCCGCGCTGACGAAGACAAAGCATCCCTCGGGGTCGACTACGCAGACCGTATCGACCAGCAGGTCCATGACCTTATTGAGGAAGGCCTGGGAATCCGTGGTCATAAGCGATGAGGATAGGAAACATTATTGCCATTTCCATACAAAAAGAGTGAAAAGGTGGTCTGCCTCCCTACTGTCCGGCTCTTTGTCAGGCGGATGCCATGATCAAAAAATGCCCAGCCGCCCATCCCTGAGCCTGGTTCAACAACATTATATGACTACATTCGGCGGCCGGTTGGCCGGTTTTCGCCCGGGACGGGCAACCGCAGTAAGAAAGCCCATGCAATTGCAGAACCGGCCAGGCTGACAGGCCCATGGAGTCACCCGGCTGCTTCAGGCAATGACCGGGTCTTTATGCCCTTTATCAAGAGCCACAAACAGAAGGAAAGTTCAGCCAGCAACGGAATGACATAGGCGGGCTCGACGAGCGATACATAATCCGGCACCAGGAACCGGGTAAAGCTGCCCACCAGATAAACCACGGCCGCCGCCTGCAGCCCGTATCCCAATATGCTCGGGAAGTAATCCGACCTGATGATCAGGTAGCCCAGAATCAGGTTGGACAGCGCGAAGAACAACAGGCCCAGGTCATAGCCATAGCTATGCAGGTCAAGATAAAACAGCGCGAGTGCATGCAGCTGTCCGGTTTCGAAGGCATTCATGTAGCCCGCCTCACTTAGCAGCAGCATGGGCGCGTAATAATTGAGCAGGTTAAAGCCGAGGATGGCGGCCTGCATCAGCCTGAATGCCGCCGCCATGAGGGATAGGGTTTTACTGACCGGCTTGAGCAGCTGATAAAACAGTATCGCAATCGCGACGTCGCTCAACAGCATGATGGCGTCTAACGCGAAACCGGTGCGGAACAAACCCTTGGATGCCAGTATGTTGGTGGCCGTTGCTGCCGCGTCTCCAGTCACAATCAAGCCGGAACGGATGAATACCTCGCTGGAGATGCCGAAAACGATAATAGTTAGATACAAGACTCCGGAGAATCTCGCATAAATTAATGACTGCATTTCAACACTAGAAGGTTTCATTACGATTGATGATTGGTGCACAGCCCTAACCCTAGATTCATTATTAGACAAATGACCCGCTCACGGCATTACTTTCAGCGTCTTCTGTAAAGATAACCATCATATTCATCACCATTAATCAGAATCTTTATGTCACTAGAATTAATATTTTTTAATATAAGGACTTCCGGCATAAACGCGTACGAATAACCATATCCAGAGCAAACAAAAATAAGGCCGTCCATTAGCGGTATGCGTCTACCGAAATCACAGCCGTCAAAATCACCATCAACTTGTGTTTTCTCTATCACGGCATAACCATCACGAGCCAGATCCTCAAGATCACTACCAATAGCAACAGAAGAAACAGCCAATAAGATAAACGCCAAACTAAACCGTATAAGTCCGCGAGTGCTGCCATTTAATATGCAACTTGCGCGAAGAAAAATCCTATAACGCAGAGAGAAAGAATCATCTATTTGAAATTCATTTATCAAATCTGATATATCCACGTATACAGCTCAGGAGCCATAGTACTCATTGTTATACCTACTGTTAGCCACACCAACCCCACTAGAGAAGTTATCAAATCACTTGTATATAAGGACTCTATATCAGAGCGAATATCCTCCTCCATCTTATTGGTTCGCTCCGCCATAACTCCCTTATATTGTTCATGACTGTCTTTTAACTCATCTATTAATTTTGCTTGCTCGCGCTGTTCGATTCTAATTATTTCTAGATTTCTATTTATTACATCGACTCTTTTTGCAATTGGCATATTTTTGTCATCTGGATGCCAAACTTCTGCTCTCGCTGTCATTCCCAACGACATCATATGTGCAACGCTCGGGCTTACGACAATACTCCTTTTGTATTTTGGGAACCTCTTAATCCAGGCAAAAAGGAGCTTACTCAACATGGGTTTCCCAAAATGCACCCTAATATTAAGCAGTCCTCGCGCAGCGAAAATCATGCCTATAATTTGAAGCCCCCAGCCTGCTGATCTAATAGAAAACTCGCTATGCCACCGCCCCATACCTAAACTCACTGACGCTGTAATAACAAGAATGCACATAAATACCAATTTCGCTTCAACCAACCAGCGCCAGATTTCTACAAGCCATTGCCATAACCGAAAAATATTCAATACAAACCTCAACCAACGTTCAAACTAGCAGCATCGTTCAAGATCTCAGGCATATGTTTAACTGGTAGCGAAAAATGCCCTTCCTTAGGCACAAAATGCATCTCACACTCAGGTAGGTGTTCCGCCAGATAATGCGCCATAACGGGCGGTACGGTGTGATCGGCCTCTCCCTGCCACAAACTCACGGGCAGCATGATGTCATCAAGCCTGAAGCCCCAGTCACGTCCATATAGGCCAATATCGGTCAGTGCGCCAGCCACGCCCTGGCGGGCGCCTTCGCGCAACGCCCTGGCGAA
This is a stretch of genomic DNA from Gammaproteobacteria bacterium. It encodes these proteins:
- a CDS encoding DUF4386 domain-containing protein, producing MKPSSVEMQSLIYARFSGVLYLTIIVFGISSEVFIRSGLIVTGDAAATATNILASKGLFRTGFALDAIMLLSDVAIAILFYQLLKPVSKTLSLMAAAFRLMQAAILGFNLLNYYAPMLLLSEAGYMNAFETGQLHALALFYLDLHSYGYDLGLLFFALSNLILGYLIIRSDYFPSILGYGLQAAAVVYLVGSFTRFLVPDYVSLVEPAYVIPLLAELSFCLWLLIKGIKTRSLPEAAG
- a CDS encoding diguanylate cyclase, with protein sequence MTTDSQAFLNKVMDLLVDTVCVVDPEGCFVFVSAACERLFGYTQEELIGRNMIELVHPEDRERTLQAAERIMGGYLQTNFENRYVRKDGSVVHVMWSARWSESDGIRLAVARDVTVLKHAAHMQDALYRISEAAHSAEGLPELYRHIHGIVGELLPSDNFLVALYDKSNDALSFPYSAEEVAHRIPTQELDVDTPIAEVIQTGRSLLAVVGGPGEAFDMASAANMGCANWLGTPLISQEQVMGALVVQSKDAGDLCYTEAHKELLQFVSTQVATAIERKQKETRLQHLALHDALTGLPNRALFQDRLDMALRRAERDSEQVGLLYIDLDEFKQVNDTYGHEVGDLLLREVSRRLARCVRESDTVGRMGGDEFTVLLTNVRGMSCVEAVVNKVRDAIGAPFENEGVILTVSASIGAAAYPEHATDRDQLIRHADASMYAAKTR
- a CDS encoding MerR family transcriptional regulator, translating into MQPQTITAFAKRFGLSRATLLYYDRIGLLKPSGVNPAGYRLYGKAEADRMARINTFRKAGLPLKAIQAILDETGDDTLETALEHQLGVLNEEIDRLRARQRLVVQLLGRGAQQPRYRNVDVAQWVAMLEEAGVDEAGRVRWHQAFERDEPEAHQAFLESLGLDKDEIADIRRRSRTDV